From the Selenomonadales bacterium genome, the window ATTGATCAAAACAGAGATCGTAAAGACCTTTTTATGATCCGGACCTGTCGCATCTTCCAACTGATATTGGATCTTTTGATTCGGTCTTTTTTGTACAGTCTCTTGTAACAACGTCTTATAATCACGGTTATAGTGGCCGGAATTGATCTTCTCCAGATCCGCACCCAAGTATTTCAAAATAAAGGTTCTGCAATTTTCGATATCGCTATCGAGATAGATCGCCCCAATGACAGCCTCGAACGCATCTGCCAAAATCGACGCACGCTCACGTCCTCCCATAGCATTTTCGCCATGGCCGAGTAACAGATACGGACCGATATCGAGTGTTTGTGCGCTCTCGGCAAGAGAGCCTTCGCAAACGATCGCAGCACGAGCCTTCGATAAGTCACCTTCGGGCAAATTGGGATAGCGACGAAACAATTCGTCGCTAATGATCGCATCTAAGATCGCATCTCCCAAAAATTCAAGTCGTTCATTATGCTCAATACCGCGTGCTGCAAACTCATTCGCATACGACGTATGAGTCAAGGCCTTATGAAGCAGCTCTACCTCTGAAAAGGTGATTCCCATTTTACCAATCAACTGCTTCAATTCAGCTATACGCTGAGCATTACACTTCTCTTTACGCTTCATATTTTTTCAATGCCAACGTTGCATTATGACCACCAAAGCCAAGCGAGTTGGAAAGTGCCACACGAACTTCGCGTTTTTCTGCTACGTTCGGTACATAGTTGAGATCAAGACCTTCATCCGGCGTTTCATAGTTGATCGTCGGAGGAATGATACCTTGGTCGATCGACATAGCAGCAGCAATACATTCTACACCGCCTGCTGCACCGAGAAGGTGACCCGTCATCGATTTGATCGAGCTGACGGCAAGTTCATATGCATGATCGCCGAATACTTCTTTGATCGCCATCGTTTCGTTTTTGTCGTTAAGACCTGTCGACGTACCATGTGCATTGATATAATCAACTTCATTCGGCTCAATGCCGCCGTCTTTGAGTGCCTGGCGCATTGCTTTTGCTGCCATAACACCGCCCGGAGCAGGTGCCGTAATATGATAAGCATCGGAATTGTATGCATAGCCTGCAAGCTCTGCATAAATATGCGCACCACGTGCCAATGCATGTTCAAGGCTTTCGAGAACGATAACGCCTGCACCTTCGCCCATAACAAAACCGTCACGGTCTTTGTCGAACGGACGAGAAGCACGTTCAGGTTCGTCATTGCGCGTAGAAAGCGCTTTCATCGAACCGAAACC encodes:
- a CDS encoding ribonuclease III, with the protein product MKRKEKCNAQRIAELKQLIGKMGITFSEVELLHKALTHTSYANEFAARGIEHNERLEFLGDAILDAIISDELFRRYPNLPEGDLSKARAAIVCEGSLAESAQTLDIGPYLLLGHGENAMGGRERASILADAFEAVIGAIYLDSDIENCRTFILKYLGADLEKINSGHYNRDYKTLLQETVQKRPNQKIQYQLEDATGPDHKKVFTISVLINGEKMGIGVGKSKKEAAQKAAREALQKMNEE
- the fabF gene encoding beta-ketoacyl-ACP synthase II, with the protein product MMRRVVITGIGAITPIGIGKDAFWNALIEGKSGVGPITRFDVSEYTTKIAGEVSDFVVTDFIDKKEAKRMDRSTQYAVAASKLAIDDAKLDLEAEDRERIGVIIGTGIGGMEALYEQYKVLFAKGPGRISPFLVPMMIGNMASGMTSIRFGLQGPSSCVVTACATGTNSIGDAARAIKYGDADVMLAGGTEAPISPAALAGFGSMKALSTRNDEPERASRPFDKDRDGFVMGEGAGVIVLESLEHALARGAHIYAELAGYAYNSDAYHITAPAPGGVMAAKAMRQALKDGGIEPNEVDYINAHGTSTGLNDKNETMAIKEVFGDHAYELAVSSIKSMTGHLLGAAGGVECIAAAMSIDQGIIPPTINYETPDEGLDLNYVPNVAEKREVRVALSNSLGFGGHNATLALKKYEA